The following proteins come from a genomic window of Pseudomonadota bacterium:
- a CDS encoding penicillin-binding transpeptidase domain-containing protein, producing MPRLSIIAIALLALTACSGAKPKEPATAPAPPPGPTAGVVDLSTHLRGMDGAFVLYDRNADRYVRHNPTRAAKRFSPCSTFKIANSLIALDTGVASGAEFAIPWDREKDPPQPWWAELGLDWERDHTLASALRNSVVWFYQELARRIGAERMAAYLERFDYGNRDISDGVDRFWLTGSLAISADEQVGFLRRLYDERLGVSRDATEVVKQILVLERGDGYTLSAKTGSGAVEGAPTIGWLVGWVEAGGNVFFFAFNVSGTDAAAVRAARIDVPKEILRELSALPAGG from the coding sequence ATGCCGCGACTCTCGATCATCGCCATCGCGCTCCTCGCTCTCACGGCGTGTTCCGGCGCGAAACCGAAAGAGCCCGCCACGGCGCCCGCGCCGCCGCCCGGCCCGACCGCCGGGGTCGTCGATCTCTCCACACACCTCCGCGGCATGGACGGCGCTTTCGTCCTGTACGACCGGAACGCGGATCGCTACGTCCGGCACAACCCGACGCGCGCCGCCAAGCGGTTCTCGCCGTGCTCGACGTTCAAGATCGCGAACTCCCTCATCGCCCTGGACACGGGGGTGGCGAGCGGCGCCGAGTTCGCGATCCCGTGGGATCGCGAGAAGGACCCGCCGCAGCCGTGGTGGGCCGAGCTCGGCCTCGACTGGGAGCGCGACCACACGCTCGCCTCGGCGCTGCGCAACTCGGTGGTGTGGTTCTACCAGGAGCTCGCGCGGCGGATCGGCGCCGAGCGCATGGCCGCGTACCTCGAGCGGTTCGACTACGGCAACCGCGACATCTCGGACGGCGTCGACCGGTTCTGGCTCACGGGCAGCCTCGCGATCTCGGCCGACGAGCAGGTCGGGTTCCTGCGCCGGCTGTACGACGAGCGCCTCGGCGTCTCGCGCGACGCCACGGAGGTCGTCAAGCAGATCCTCGTCCTCGAGCGCGGGGACGGCTACACGCTGAGCGCCAAGACGGGGTCCGGCGCCGTGGAGGGCGCGCCGACGATCGGCTGGCTCGTCGGCTGGGTCGAGGCGGGCGGCAACGTCTTCTTCTTCGCGTTCAACGTCTCCGGCACGGACGCGGCCGCGGTCCGCGCCGCCCGGATCGATGTCCCGAAGGAGATCCTCCGGGAGCTCAGCGCCCTGCCCGCGGGCGGGTGA
- a CDS encoding magnesium transporter CorA family protein, translated as MLDVLVPSAGNGLVRGDEIAEGCWINLVAPTEDEIRAVQERLGIEPDLLRYPLDSEERSRVEIEEDQILVTVDIPIIKGTQEYATIPLGIVLKGDTIVTVCLKPNPILDEFTDSRVKACSPRRRNRFVFQILMKTATYYLRYLKTIHKVSEEIEDDLQRAMKNTGLVVLMALEKSLVYFGTSLRGNELVLEKLARLKSLAIQEEDEELLQDVIIENKQAIEMSAIYTGILGGMTSAFASIISNNMARVVKFLTVVTIMIAIPTMVAGYFGMNLELPGQHSRWAFSIVAGASLAVSIALGFILGRLKIG; from the coding sequence ATGCTCGACGTGCTAGTTCCGTCGGCCGGCAACGGGCTCGTGCGCGGCGACGAGATCGCGGAGGGCTGCTGGATCAACCTCGTCGCCCCCACCGAGGACGAGATCCGCGCGGTGCAGGAGCGCCTCGGCATCGAGCCGGACCTGCTCCGCTACCCGCTCGACTCCGAGGAGCGCTCCCGCGTGGAGATCGAGGAGGACCAGATCCTGGTGACGGTCGACATCCCGATCATCAAGGGGACGCAGGAGTACGCCACCATACCGCTCGGCATCGTCCTCAAGGGCGACACCATCGTCACGGTCTGCCTGAAGCCGAACCCGATCCTGGACGAGTTCACCGACAGCCGGGTCAAGGCGTGCTCGCCGCGGCGGCGCAACCGCTTCGTGTTCCAGATCCTGATGAAGACGGCGACCTACTACCTCCGCTACCTCAAGACCATCCACAAGGTGTCGGAGGAGATCGAGGACGATCTGCAGCGCGCGATGAAGAACACCGGGCTCGTCGTGCTGATGGCGCTCGAGAAGAGCCTCGTGTACTTCGGCACCTCGCTGCGCGGCAACGAGCTCGTGCTCGAGAAGCTCGCGCGCCTGAAGTCGCTCGCGATCCAGGAGGAGGACGAGGAGCTGCTCCAGGACGTCATCATCGAGAACAAGCAGGCGATCGAGATGAGCGCCATCTACACAGGCATCCTGGGCGGGATGACGAGCGCCTTCGCGTCGATCATCTCCAACAACATGGCCCGCGTCGTCAAGTTCCTCACCGTCGTCACGATCATGATCGCGATCCCGACCATGGTGGCGGGCTACTTCGGCATGAACCTCGAGCTTCCGGGTCAGCACAGCCGCTGGGCGTTCTCGATCGTCGCCGGCGCCTCCCTCGCGGTCTCCATAGCGCTCGGCTTCATCCTCGGGCGCCTGAAGATCGGCTGA
- a CDS encoding carboxypeptidase M32 — MIPEQAYAWLKAHSIETSYIVSAAEVLAWDQRTMIPPKGGPHRAEQIAVLAKLLHERATDKRIGDRLAAVEGSAVVADAGSPEAVNVREWRRGYDKSTRVPERLAVELARATAEGETAWEGAKRDDDWARFAPLLERIVALLVEKADALGHEGERYDALLDEYEPDTTTAEIAELFGRLRPALVGLVERIRGAGGSPDRSPLVGSFPLGEQASFSREIVAAIGYDLEAGRVDLSAHPFTIGIGPGDVRITTRYQEKFLGGGLFGCLHEAGHAIYEQRLPQAHWGTPRGQVPSLGVHESQSRLWENLVGRSAGFWRFAYPKAQAAFPSLAGIPLDAFLRAINAVEPSLVRVEADEVTYNLHILLRFELEVELLRGALEVAELPDAWNEKTREHLGLTPPDRRSGVLQDVHWSAGLVGYFPTYTLGNLYAAQLYAAAEAALGPLGDGFARGEFAPLLEWLAANVHERGGTFRPRDLIETACGAPPDARHFVDYLTAKHGALHGF, encoded by the coding sequence ATGATCCCGGAGCAGGCCTACGCCTGGTTGAAGGCGCACTCCATAGAGACGAGCTACATCGTGTCCGCGGCCGAGGTGCTCGCGTGGGATCAGCGGACCATGATTCCTCCGAAGGGGGGCCCGCACCGCGCCGAGCAGATCGCCGTGCTCGCGAAGCTCCTGCACGAGCGCGCCACGGACAAGCGGATCGGCGATCGCCTCGCGGCCGTCGAGGGGAGCGCCGTGGTCGCGGACGCCGGGTCGCCCGAGGCCGTGAACGTCCGCGAGTGGCGGCGCGGCTACGACAAGTCGACGCGCGTCCCCGAGCGGCTCGCGGTGGAGCTCGCGCGCGCCACCGCCGAGGGCGAGACCGCGTGGGAGGGGGCGAAGCGGGACGACGACTGGGCGCGGTTCGCGCCGCTGCTCGAGCGGATCGTCGCGCTGCTCGTCGAGAAGGCCGACGCGCTCGGCCACGAGGGCGAGCGCTACGACGCCCTGCTCGACGAGTACGAGCCGGACACGACGACCGCGGAGATCGCGGAGCTGTTCGGCCGGCTCCGGCCGGCGCTCGTGGGCCTCGTCGAGAGGATCCGGGGCGCGGGCGGATCCCCGGATCGCTCGCCCCTCGTCGGGAGCTTCCCGTTGGGCGAGCAGGCGTCGTTCTCGCGCGAGATCGTCGCCGCGATCGGCTACGATCTCGAGGCGGGCCGCGTCGACCTGTCCGCGCACCCGTTCACGATCGGGATCGGGCCGGGCGACGTCCGCATCACGACCCGCTACCAGGAGAAGTTCCTCGGCGGCGGGCTGTTCGGTTGCCTGCACGAGGCGGGGCACGCCATCTACGAGCAGCGGCTCCCGCAGGCGCACTGGGGGACCCCCCGCGGGCAGGTGCCCTCGCTCGGCGTGCACGAGTCGCAGTCGCGGCTCTGGGAGAACCTCGTCGGGCGCTCCGCGGGCTTCTGGCGCTTCGCGTACCCCAAGGCGCAGGCGGCCTTTCCGAGCCTCGCGGGGATCCCGCTCGACGCGTTCCTGCGGGCGATCAACGCCGTGGAGCCGAGCCTCGTCCGCGTCGAGGCGGACGAGGTGACGTACAACCTGCACATCCTCCTCAGGTTCGAGCTCGAGGTGGAGCTGCTGCGCGGCGCGCTCGAGGTCGCGGAGCTCCCGGACGCGTGGAACGAGAAGACGCGCGAGCACCTCGGGCTCACCCCGCCAGATCGGCGGAGCGGCGTCCTGCAGGACGTGCACTGGTCCGCCGGGCTCGTCGGCTACTTCCCGACCTACACGCTCGGCAACCTCTACGCGGCGCAGCTCTACGCCGCCGCCGAGGCGGCGCTCGGCCCGCTCGGCGACGGGTTCGCGCGCGGGGAGTTCGCGCCGCTGCTCGAGTGGCTCGCGGCGAACGTCCACGAGCGGGGAGGGACGTTCCGCCCGCGCGACCTCATCGAGACCGCGTGCGGCGCGCCGCCCGACGCCCGCCACTTCGTCGACTACCTCACCGCCAAGCACGGCGCGTTGCACGGGTTCTGA
- a CDS encoding response regulator, translated as MGERLGESALRIVLIAADGSVGLRCQRTFRECGYPCAISTVPLAEALGEGGPRLPVAASPRCDAALIDFDGVPIREVPRLVEGAARLGAPVLGLLPPESCDLIYASLEAGLDGYVVKGADRDCLRLVPAVLMWAIDRHRDAQARSRVVDALRHKERQWSAMLNACLSLITYHDAEGRILWSNAGETDADNRRIDPLFGTLDEEIWRPGDSGAECPVPRALRKGEPHEAVVVSPDGGRMLQRAFPVVGDDGRTIGAIASTLDASALAPAEEAIKVAVRAQASATVAGGIAHELNDLMAGVAANVNLVLREIGDRPSAAPLLGEIEAAALSAGRLSDHLLAFARGGRLAPEIIDLNGVIEEAVAIQARSCPGGIRIETRLDGAAWRIEADRSQMSLLAAQLVANAIEAIRGDGRVLVTTAPEIVSGDDPERPWLEAGRYAVLEVSDGGCGMAPEIRARMFEPFFSTKGKGRGLGLAGVFGVVHGHGGHIAVDSAPGVGTRVTVYLPAADAEGATRAGIGSATPRPAVEEQTGRGEVVLVIDDEDIVRHAVSRCLSWCGYAVLKASDGDEALEICARREGAIDLALLDMIMPGMDGMDLFHALREARPGMAIVVMSGYDRGAYQRALAEAGAAAFLQKPGPMDVLGAAVRAALDGRSAEETAGAAGAAGGKAAE; from the coding sequence ATGGGTGAAAGGCTCGGCGAGTCCGCCCTGCGGATCGTCCTGATCGCGGCCGACGGGAGCGTCGGCCTGCGCTGCCAGCGGACGTTCAGGGAGTGCGGCTACCCGTGCGCGATCTCGACCGTCCCGCTCGCCGAGGCGCTCGGGGAGGGGGGGCCGAGGCTCCCCGTGGCGGCCTCGCCGCGTTGCGACGCGGCGCTGATCGATTTCGACGGGGTCCCGATCCGGGAGGTTCCGAGGCTCGTCGAAGGGGCCGCCCGCCTCGGCGCGCCGGTCCTCGGCCTCCTGCCTCCGGAGAGCTGCGACCTCATCTACGCGAGCCTCGAGGCCGGGCTCGACGGCTACGTCGTCAAGGGCGCGGATCGCGACTGCCTGCGGCTCGTGCCGGCCGTGCTGATGTGGGCCATCGATCGCCACAGGGACGCCCAGGCGCGCAGCCGGGTGGTCGACGCGCTGCGCCACAAGGAGCGCCAGTGGTCGGCGATGCTGAACGCGTGCCTGTCGTTGATCACCTACCACGACGCGGAGGGGCGCATCCTCTGGTCGAACGCCGGCGAGACCGACGCCGACAACCGCCGCATCGACCCGCTCTTCGGGACGCTCGACGAGGAGATCTGGCGTCCGGGCGATTCGGGCGCGGAGTGTCCGGTGCCGCGCGCGCTCCGCAAAGGCGAGCCGCACGAGGCCGTCGTCGTCAGCCCGGACGGTGGGAGGATGCTGCAGCGCGCGTTCCCGGTCGTGGGCGACGACGGCCGGACGATCGGCGCGATCGCGAGCACGCTCGACGCGTCGGCGCTGGCCCCGGCCGAGGAGGCGATCAAGGTCGCCGTGCGGGCGCAGGCGTCCGCCACGGTCGCCGGGGGAATCGCGCACGAGCTCAACGACCTGATGGCGGGCGTCGCGGCGAACGTGAACCTCGTCCTGCGGGAGATAGGCGACAGGCCCTCCGCCGCGCCGCTCCTCGGCGAGATCGAGGCGGCGGCCCTGTCCGCCGGCCGGCTGTCGGATCACCTGCTGGCGTTCGCCCGCGGCGGCAGGCTCGCGCCCGAGATCATCGACCTGAACGGCGTGATCGAGGAGGCCGTGGCGATCCAGGCGCGCAGCTGCCCCGGCGGGATCCGGATCGAGACGCGGCTCGACGGCGCGGCCTGGCGGATCGAGGCCGACAGGTCGCAGATGAGCCTCCTCGCGGCGCAGCTCGTGGCGAACGCGATCGAGGCGATCCGCGGCGACGGGCGCGTGCTCGTCACGACCGCCCCCGAGATCGTCTCCGGAGACGATCCCGAGCGGCCGTGGCTCGAGGCCGGGCGCTACGCGGTGCTCGAGGTCTCCGACGGAGGGTGCGGGATGGCGCCGGAGATCCGCGCGAGGATGTTCGAGCCCTTCTTCAGCACCAAGGGCAAGGGGCGCGGGCTCGGCCTCGCCGGCGTGTTCGGGGTCGTGCACGGCCACGGCGGCCACATCGCCGTCGACAGCGCGCCGGGCGTCGGGACCCGGGTGACGGTCTACCTTCCCGCGGCCGACGCCGAGGGGGCGACGCGGGCGGGCATCGGCTCCGCGACCCCGAGGCCCGCGGTCGAGGAGCAGACCGGGCGCGGCGAGGTCGTGCTCGTCATCGACGACGAGGACATCGTGCGGCACGCGGTGTCGCGCTGCCTCTCCTGGTGCGGCTACGCCGTGCTCAAGGCCTCGGACGGCGACGAGGCGCTCGAGATCTGCGCCCGGCGCGAGGGTGCGATCGACCTCGCGCTGCTCGACATGATCATGCCCGGCATGGACGGCATGGATCTCTTCCACGCGCTCAGGGAGGCGCGCCCGGGGATGGCGATCGTCGTCATGAGCGGGTACGATCGCGGGGCGTACCAGCGGGCACTGGCGGAGGCCGGCGCCGCGGCGTTCCTCCAGAAGCCCGGGCCCATGGACGTGCTCGGCGCCGCGGTCCGCGCCGCGTTGGACGGGCGGAGCGCCGAGGAGACGGCGGGGGCGGCCGGCGCAGCCGGCGGGAAGGCGGCGGAATGA
- a CDS encoding cytochrome c biogenesis protein, which yields MSRFAHTAFAAAAGVLLVTTLFVVLFVTPAEASLGIVQKIFYFHVPAAYAMYLAWATCAVASVVYLARRGERADALARSAAEVALVFAIVVMISGPLWGRKSWGAFWTWDPRLTSTLLLTAIMAGYALVRTLGRGEAERRFAAALAILGACVAPIIHVSVSMWRGQHPTVLGDAGGGLAPEMVPAFALGLASFTILSAALVAARYRLERARRRLADLEERAVVAGIAAAEEP from the coding sequence ATGAGCCGGTTCGCGCACACCGCTTTCGCCGCCGCCGCAGGGGTGCTGCTCGTGACCACCCTCTTCGTCGTGCTCTTCGTCACGCCCGCGGAGGCGTCCCTCGGGATCGTGCAGAAGATCTTCTACTTCCACGTGCCGGCTGCGTACGCGATGTACCTCGCCTGGGCGACCTGCGCCGTGGCGTCCGTGGTCTACCTCGCGCGCCGCGGCGAGCGGGCCGACGCGCTGGCGCGGAGCGCCGCCGAGGTGGCGCTCGTGTTCGCGATCGTCGTCATGATCAGCGGGCCGCTCTGGGGGCGGAAGTCCTGGGGCGCGTTCTGGACCTGGGACCCCCGGCTGACGTCGACGCTGCTGCTCACGGCGATCATGGCCGGGTACGCGCTCGTGCGGACCCTCGGCCGCGGCGAGGCCGAGAGGAGGTTCGCGGCCGCCCTCGCGATCCTCGGCGCGTGCGTCGCGCCCATCATCCACGTCTCGGTGTCGATGTGGCGCGGGCAGCACCCGACGGTGTTGGGCGACGCGGGCGGCGGCCTGGCGCCCGAGATGGTCCCCGCGTTCGCGCTCGGGCTGGCCTCGTTCACGATCTTGTCCGCCGCGCTCGTCGCTGCGCGCTACCGGCTCGAGCGCGCGCGGCGCAGGCTCGCCGATCTCGAGGAGCGGGCGGTGGTCGCCGGGATCGCGGCCGCGGAGGAGCCGTGA
- a CDS encoding DMT family transporter, whose protein sequence is MPGPQIRGALFLAAAVLSFSTMSALVKVGGAGIPTVEIVLFRGAFGLPLLLLAAWRQGVDLRGVNRRLLLLRGGTGTLAMVLLFFAVARIPVGEAMLLNQCTPIFALPLAAIVLGERITRRHAALAAVALLGVVIVIRPGVGFVNVPGLAALASALFSAASYVCVRRLTKTDATTTIVVWFTALSALSTAPFAVATWVTPSPRQLAALAGIGVTAAVGQLLLTMAYRRGEVGRLTVIGGLGAVFGTGFDLVLWGHSPDLVTALGGIVVIAACAAMQVMRARPDDRVAEH, encoded by the coding sequence ATGCCCGGACCGCAGATCAGAGGCGCGCTCTTCCTCGCGGCGGCGGTGCTCTCGTTCTCGACGATGAGCGCGCTCGTCAAGGTCGGCGGCGCCGGGATCCCGACCGTGGAGATCGTCCTCTTCCGCGGCGCCTTCGGGCTGCCGCTGCTCCTGCTCGCGGCGTGGCGTCAGGGCGTCGATCTGCGCGGCGTGAACCGCAGGCTGCTCCTCCTGCGCGGCGGGACGGGCACGCTCGCGATGGTGCTCCTGTTCTTCGCCGTGGCGCGGATCCCGGTCGGCGAGGCGATGCTGCTGAACCAGTGCACGCCGATCTTCGCGCTGCCCCTCGCGGCGATCGTGCTCGGCGAGCGGATCACCCGGAGGCACGCCGCGCTCGCCGCCGTCGCGCTCCTCGGCGTCGTGATCGTCATCCGCCCGGGCGTCGGGTTCGTCAACGTGCCGGGGCTCGCGGCGCTCGCCTCGGCGCTGTTCTCGGCCGCGTCGTACGTCTGCGTGCGCCGGCTCACGAAGACCGACGCCACCACGACCATCGTCGTCTGGTTCACCGCGTTGAGCGCCCTCTCGACCGCGCCGTTCGCGGTCGCGACCTGGGTCACGCCGTCGCCGCGCCAGCTCGCGGCGCTCGCGGGCATCGGGGTCACGGCGGCGGTCGGGCAGCTGCTCCTCACCATGGCGTACAGGAGGGGCGAGGTCGGCAGGCTCACCGTGATAGGCGGCTTGGGCGCGGTGTTCGGCACCGGCTTCGACCTCGTTCTGTGGGGACATTCCCCCGATCTCGTCACGGCGCTCGGCGGGATCGTGGTCATCGCCGCGTGCGCCGCGATGCAGGTCATGCGCGCGCGCCCCGATGACCGCGTGGCGGAACACTGA
- a CDS encoding aminotransferase class V-fold PLP-dependent enzyme, with the protein MRDLFLLDSDLVFLNHGSFGACPAPVFDEYQRLQRELERNPVEFLARRSGALLAGARAELAAFLGTRAERVVFVSNATTAVNTIARSLGLRAGDEVLSTCQEYGACDDAWSIACRAAGAAYVRRPSPLPYPGDEAFVELLWEGVTPRTRAIFLSHVASPTALVLPVAAVCRRARAEGLLSVIDGAHAPGQIDLALDELGADFYAGNCHKWMCAPKGSGFLYARPEHHEALQGPVVRWGYHAELHDDTAHDPYTGADLLARRHQWQGTRDLAGFLAVPAAIGFLRRHAPPERRAACHSLAIETQRRAGEITGIPPLAAAASFGQMVAIGLPPCDPAAVQVELFRRFRIEVPCFPFAGRPLVRPSFHVYNTPEDADALIGALARLVGKPRSGAA; encoded by the coding sequence GTGCGCGACCTCTTCCTGCTCGATTCCGATCTCGTCTTTCTCAACCACGGCTCGTTCGGCGCGTGCCCGGCGCCGGTCTTCGACGAGTACCAGCGCCTGCAGCGCGAGCTCGAAAGGAACCCGGTCGAGTTCCTCGCGCGCCGGTCCGGGGCGCTGCTCGCCGGGGCACGGGCGGAGCTCGCGGCGTTCCTCGGCACGCGGGCCGAACGCGTCGTGTTCGTCTCCAACGCGACGACCGCCGTGAACACGATCGCCCGCTCGCTCGGGCTGCGCGCCGGCGACGAGGTGCTCTCCACCTGCCAAGAGTACGGCGCGTGCGACGACGCGTGGTCGATCGCCTGCCGCGCCGCGGGCGCCGCCTACGTGAGGCGCCCGAGCCCGCTGCCGTACCCGGGCGACGAGGCGTTCGTCGAGCTCCTCTGGGAGGGCGTGACGCCGCGGACGCGCGCGATCTTCCTGAGCCACGTCGCGTCGCCGACCGCGCTCGTCCTCCCGGTCGCCGCGGTGTGCCGGCGGGCCCGCGCCGAAGGGCTGCTGTCCGTGATCGACGGTGCGCACGCGCCGGGGCAGATCGATCTCGCCCTCGACGAGCTCGGGGCCGACTTCTACGCGGGCAACTGCCACAAGTGGATGTGCGCGCCGAAGGGCTCGGGCTTCCTCTACGCGAGGCCGGAGCACCACGAAGCGCTCCAGGGGCCCGTCGTGCGCTGGGGCTACCACGCCGAGCTCCACGACGACACCGCCCACGACCCCTACACCGGCGCCGACCTGCTCGCGCGCCGGCACCAGTGGCAGGGCACCCGCGACCTCGCCGGGTTCCTGGCGGTGCCCGCGGCGATAGGCTTCCTCCGCCGGCACGCCCCGCCCGAGCGGCGCGCCGCGTGCCACTCCCTCGCTATCGAGACGCAGCGCAGGGCGGGCGAGATCACCGGGATCCCGCCCCTCGCCGCCGCGGCGTCGTTCGGGCAGATGGTCGCGATCGGCCTGCCGCCGTGCGATCCGGCCGCCGTCCAGGTCGAGCTCTTCCGCCGCTTCCGGATCGAGGTGCCGTGCTTCCCGTTCGCCGGGCGCCCCCTCGTGCGGCCGTCGTTTCACGTCTACAACACGCCCGAGGACGCCGACGCGCTGATCGGGGCGCTCGCGCGGCTCGTCGGGAAACCGCGCAGCGGCGCGGCCTAG
- the pcnB gene encoding polynucleotide adenylyltransferase PcnB has protein sequence MPAPTDRRPAPCDAESPFSVPPPSDVSPELRVVDRPLAESSLDDDAVKVIRRLERHGFEAYLVGGCVRDLLLGRTPKDFDVATSARPAEMRQLFRNCRLIGRRFRLAHLHFRDRKIIEVATFRRSPTAEDDVTERHAAENLFGCAGDDALRRDFTINALMYDVSRQQILDWVDGIGDIERRVIRTIGAPGRRFAEDPVRIVRAAKFSELLGLGFEESMLPAIAEGAPLIPSCAPARLFEEILKVLKSGAGARCFDRFGALGILPHVLPGLAAIRDRSQPPADAFAALARCDALTGQGRVFSESVLIAALLFEGCRGALETEGDIAPVLDEALAALTAPIPFTRRHMANVRQILLARRRLQDGPRTRRAKRILSRDFAADALDLLEAVAADEDALATVAAWREAGTPAAQTAEGSETGRRPRRRRPRRRRTPSGTETAPESGSGSDPGPND, from the coding sequence ATGCCGGCCCCGACTGACCGGCGCCCAGCGCCCTGCGACGCCGAGTCGCCGTTCTCGGTGCCGCCCCCCTCGGACGTGAGCCCCGAGCTGCGCGTCGTGGATCGCCCGCTCGCGGAGAGCTCGCTCGACGACGACGCGGTCAAGGTGATCCGCCGGCTCGAGCGGCACGGCTTCGAGGCGTACCTCGTCGGCGGCTGCGTCCGCGATCTCCTCCTCGGCCGCACGCCCAAGGACTTCGACGTCGCGACGTCCGCGCGCCCGGCGGAGATGCGCCAGCTGTTCCGCAACTGCCGGCTCATCGGCAGGCGGTTCCGCCTCGCGCACCTCCATTTCCGCGACCGCAAGATCATCGAGGTGGCGACGTTCCGCCGCTCGCCGACCGCCGAGGACGACGTGACGGAGCGCCACGCCGCGGAGAACCTCTTCGGCTGCGCGGGCGACGACGCGCTGCGGCGCGACTTCACGATCAACGCGCTCATGTACGACGTCTCGCGCCAGCAGATCCTGGACTGGGTGGACGGGATCGGCGACATCGAAAGGCGCGTGATCCGCACCATCGGCGCGCCGGGGAGGCGCTTCGCCGAGGATCCGGTGCGCATCGTGCGCGCCGCGAAGTTCAGCGAGCTGCTCGGCCTCGGCTTCGAGGAGTCGATGCTGCCCGCCATCGCCGAGGGCGCGCCGCTGATACCGTCGTGCGCCCCGGCGCGCCTGTTCGAGGAGATCCTGAAGGTCCTGAAGAGCGGCGCCGGCGCGCGCTGCTTCGATAGGTTCGGCGCGCTCGGCATCCTGCCGCACGTGCTCCCCGGGCTCGCCGCGATCCGGGACAGGTCGCAGCCGCCGGCGGACGCCTTCGCGGCGCTCGCGCGGTGCGACGCCCTCACCGGGCAGGGCCGCGTCTTCTCGGAGTCCGTGCTGATCGCGGCGCTCCTGTTCGAGGGCTGCCGCGGCGCGCTCGAGACGGAGGGAGACATCGCGCCGGTCCTCGACGAGGCGCTCGCGGCGCTCACCGCGCCGATCCCGTTCACGCGGCGGCACATGGCGAACGTGCGCCAGATCCTGCTCGCGCGGCGCAGGCTCCAGGACGGCCCGCGCACGCGGCGCGCGAAGAGGATCCTCTCGCGGGACTTCGCCGCGGACGCGCTCGATCTGCTCGAGGCGGTCGCCGCGGACGAGGACGCGCTCGCCACGGTCGCCGCGTGGCGCGAGGCCGGCACGCCAGCGGCCCAGACCGCGGAGGGCAGCGAGACGGGCCGAAGGCCGCGCCGCCGTCGCCCCCGACGCCGCCGCACCCCGTCCGGGACCGAGACGGCGCCGGAGTCCGGCTCCGGATCCGACCCCGGTCCAAACGACTGA
- a CDS encoding type III pantothenate kinase, which produces MTSRELLCVADVGNTHTVVGVYDGEELVHTWRLRTDRERTTDEWGLNLGTLFGMRDVDMGAVTGVAISSVVPPALHALRRASQRYFGCEPLVVGPGIKTGLAIRYDNPREVGADRVVNAVAAYARFRRACIVVDFGTATTFDCISQKGEYLGGAIAPGLQISLEALVSRAAKLPRVEIDTPGQAIGRNTEEAMQSGILYGYAALTDGLVRRLAAEMACEVAVVATGGLAGTVAAQATTLETIAPDLTLEGLRLIYLRNR; this is translated from the coding sequence ATGACCTCCCGCGAGCTCCTGTGCGTGGCCGACGTCGGCAACACGCACACGGTCGTCGGCGTGTACGACGGCGAGGAGCTCGTCCACACGTGGCGGCTGCGCACGGACCGCGAGCGCACGACCGACGAGTGGGGGCTGAACCTCGGCACGCTGTTCGGGATGCGGGACGTCGACATGGGCGCGGTGACGGGAGTGGCGATCTCGAGCGTCGTCCCGCCGGCGCTCCACGCCCTGCGGCGCGCCTCGCAGCGCTACTTCGGCTGCGAGCCGCTCGTCGTCGGCCCGGGGATCAAGACCGGCCTCGCGATCCGCTACGACAACCCGCGCGAGGTCGGCGCCGATCGCGTCGTCAACGCCGTGGCCGCTTACGCTCGGTTCAGGCGCGCCTGCATCGTCGTGGACTTCGGGACCGCGACGACGTTCGACTGCATCTCGCAGAAGGGCGAGTACCTGGGCGGCGCCATCGCGCCCGGGCTCCAGATCTCGCTCGAGGCGCTCGTCTCGCGGGCCGCGAAGCTCCCCCGCGTGGAGATCGACACGCCCGGCCAGGCGATCGGCAGGAACACCGAGGAGGCGATGCAGTCCGGCATCCTGTACGGCTACGCCGCGCTCACGGACGGCCTCGTCCGCAGGCTCGCCGCCGAGATGGCCTGCGAGGTGGCGGTGGTCGCGACCGGCGGCCTCGCCGGGACCGTCGCGGCCCAGGCCACGACCCTCGAGACGATCGCGCCCGATCTCACGCTCGAGGGGTTGCGCCTCATCTACCTGCGGAACCGCTAG
- a CDS encoding nucleotidyltransferase domain-containing protein: MVSSRISLPEEKLVEFCRRHRIRRLSLFGSVLRDDFSEASDVDVLVEFEPGARVGMIRLAGMEIELGEMIGRKVDLNTVGFLSRYYRARVLAEAEVRYDAA; the protein is encoded by the coding sequence ATGGTCAGCTCGAGGATAAGTCTGCCGGAAGAGAAGCTCGTGGAGTTCTGCAGGCGCCACCGGATCCGGCGCCTTTCGCTGTTCGGCTCGGTTCTGCGCGACGATTTCAGCGAGGCCAGCGACGTGGACGTGCTCGTCGAATTCGAACCCGGCGCACGCGTCGGGATGATTCGCCTCGCTGGCATGGAGATCGAGCTCGGCGAGATGATCGGACGCAAGGTGGACCTCAACACCGTGGGCTTCCTGAGCCGCTACTACCGCGCCCGAGTGCTCGCCGAAGCCGAGGTGCGCTATGACGCGGCATGA